Proteins from a single region of Thunnus albacares chromosome 14, fThuAlb1.1, whole genome shotgun sequence:
- the LOC122996900 gene encoding bcl-2-like protein 11 isoform X1 produces MRKKQKDDHLHQRPPNRPDGSTAVTATEESGGDPPPVGAAGPSAQNSRSKPATDRGERSFGHPGSTGGGEPQSPSRCRPKVNSPTDSLGVFQKRSIFHLPYRRSSSGYFSFESDSLPSSPLSPRPATADKATQTPSPTGQVISHALQRMAEAHGGGPGTHQQHGISPSPSSTRQQNAAGDMQAEAIGRELRLIGDDYNRVLMLRGVAGGRRRIVIHPNQLPYIQQEPTVLLCVGILLLLIGRIIYSQGSTNGHQDHSQV; encoded by the exons ATGCGTAAAAAGCAAAAGGATGACCATTTACATCAAAG ACCACCAAACCGGCCCGATGGCTCGACCGCAGTAACGGCGACAGAGGAGAGCGGAGGAGATCCGCCACCCGTCGGTGCCGCCGGACCCTCAGCGCAAAACTCCCGTTCAAAGCCAGCCACCGACCGCGGCGAGCGGAGCTTTGGCCACCCCGGGTCCACCGGAGGAGGAGAGCCGCAGTCGCCGTCCCGGTGCAGACCCAAAGTCAACTCCCCTACAGACAGCCTAGGCGTGTTTCAGAAGAGGTCTATATTCCATCTCCCTTACCGCCGCTCATCCAGCGGATATTTCTCCTTCGAGAGCGACTCGCTTCCGAGCTCCCCGCTCTCCCCGAGGCCAGCGACGGCTGACAAAGCCACGCAGACTCCGAGCCCCACCGGCCAGGTGATCAGTCACGCCCTGCAGCGCATGGCTGAGGCGCATGGCGGAGGACCCGGGACGCACCAGCAGCACG GAATCTCTCCCAGCCCCTCTAGCACGAGGCAACAAAACGCAGCAGGGGACATGCAGGCGGAGGCAATCGGACGAGAACTCCGACTCATTGGAGACGACTACAATAGAGTGCTCATGTTAAGG GGGGTGGCAGGTGGACGTAGGCGAATTGTGATCCATCCAAACCAGTTGCCGTACATCCAACAGGAGCCCACCGTCCTGCTGTGCGTTGGCATCCTGCTCCTTCTGATTGGACGGATAATCTACTCACAAGGCAGTACGAACGGCCACCAGGACCACTCTCAGGTTTAG
- the LOC122996900 gene encoding bcl-2-like protein 11 isoform X2, with the protein MHRQSRPPNRPDGSTAVTATEESGGDPPPVGAAGPSAQNSRSKPATDRGERSFGHPGSTGGGEPQSPSRCRPKVNSPTDSLGVFQKRSIFHLPYRRSSSGYFSFESDSLPSSPLSPRPATADKATQTPSPTGQVISHALQRMAEAHGGGPGTHQQHGISPSPSSTRQQNAAGDMQAEAIGRELRLIGDDYNRVLMLRGVAGGRRRIVIHPNQLPYIQQEPTVLLCVGILLLLIGRIIYSQGSTNGHQDHSQV; encoded by the exons ATGCACCGGCAGTCCAG ACCACCAAACCGGCCCGATGGCTCGACCGCAGTAACGGCGACAGAGGAGAGCGGAGGAGATCCGCCACCCGTCGGTGCCGCCGGACCCTCAGCGCAAAACTCCCGTTCAAAGCCAGCCACCGACCGCGGCGAGCGGAGCTTTGGCCACCCCGGGTCCACCGGAGGAGGAGAGCCGCAGTCGCCGTCCCGGTGCAGACCCAAAGTCAACTCCCCTACAGACAGCCTAGGCGTGTTTCAGAAGAGGTCTATATTCCATCTCCCTTACCGCCGCTCATCCAGCGGATATTTCTCCTTCGAGAGCGACTCGCTTCCGAGCTCCCCGCTCTCCCCGAGGCCAGCGACGGCTGACAAAGCCACGCAGACTCCGAGCCCCACCGGCCAGGTGATCAGTCACGCCCTGCAGCGCATGGCTGAGGCGCATGGCGGAGGACCCGGGACGCACCAGCAGCACG GAATCTCTCCCAGCCCCTCTAGCACGAGGCAACAAAACGCAGCAGGGGACATGCAGGCGGAGGCAATCGGACGAGAACTCCGACTCATTGGAGACGACTACAATAGAGTGCTCATGTTAAGG GGGGTGGCAGGTGGACGTAGGCGAATTGTGATCCATCCAAACCAGTTGCCGTACATCCAACAGGAGCCCACCGTCCTGCTGTGCGTTGGCATCCTGCTCCTTCTGATTGGACGGATAATCTACTCACAAGGCAGTACGAACGGCCACCAGGACCACTCTCAGGTTTAG